A genomic segment from Conger conger chromosome 2, fConCon1.1, whole genome shotgun sequence encodes:
- the LOC133122221 gene encoding golgin subfamily A member 7B-like produces the protein MATEFHNLQELRHSASLATKVFIQRDYTEGTVCKFQTKFPAELESRIERTFFEDTVKMLNNYYAEAEKIGGQSYLEGCLACATAYIIFLCMETRYEKVLKKISKYIQEQNEKIYAPRGLLITDPIERGMRVIEISIYEDRGSSGSSSGSSSTSSSSGR, from the exons TTCCACAACCTGCAGGAGTTGCGTCATAGTGCTTCGCTGGCCACCAAGGTCTTCATCCAGAGGGACTACACTGAAGGGACCGTCTGCAAATTCCAGACTAAGTTCCCCGCTGAACTGGAAAGCCGG ATCGAAAGGACTTTCTTCGAGGACACGGTGAAGATGCTGAATAACTACTATGCCGAGGCGGAGAAGATCGGGGGCCAGTCTTACCTGGAGGGATGCCTGGCCTGTGCTACCGCCTACATCATCTTCCTCTGCATGGAGACGCGCTACGAGAAG GTGCTGAAGAAGATCTCCAAGTACATCCAGGAGCAGAATGAGAAGATCTACGCCCCGCGAGGCCTGCTAATCACAGACCCCATTGAGAGGGGCATGAGGGTT ATCGAGATCTCCATCTACGAGGACCGCGGCTCCAGCGGCTCCAGCTCAGGGTCCAGTTCCACGTCCAGCAGCAGCGGCCGGTGA